GTCAGCCTGATCGATGCGGCAATGCCGGGAATGCTGCCGGTGCCGAACCGCGAATGCATCCGCCAGGCGGTGCGCACCGGCATGGCGATCGAGGCGCAGATCAACGCGTGGAGCCGGTTCGACCGCAAGAACTACTTCTACGCCGACCTGCCGCAGGGATATCAGATTTCGCAGCTCTATCATCCGCTTGTCGGCGAAGGTTCGCTGACGATCGAGGCGGACGAGAAGGCCGGCATTCCCGAAGACAAGGTTATCGGGATTGAGCGTATCCATGTCGAACAGGACGCGGGCAAGCTGATGCACGATCAGCATCCGACGATGTCCTACGTCGATCTCAACCGCTGCGGCGTGGCGCTGATGGAAATCGTCAGCCGCCCGGACATGCGCAGCCCGGCGGAAGCGGGCGCCTATGTCCGCAAGCTGCGCACGATCCTGCGCTATGTCGGGTCGTGCGACGGGAACATGGAAGAAGGATCGATGCGCGCGGACGTGAACGTCAGCGTGCGCAAACCGGGCGAGGAATTCGGCACCCGCACCGAAACCAAGAACGTCAACTCGGTCCGCTTCGTCATGCAGACGATCGAGCACGAGGCGCGCCGTCAGGTCGATCTGATCGAGGATGGCGGCACGGTGGTGCAGGAAACGCGGCTGTTCGATCCCGGCACCGGCACGACCCGGTCGATGCGCAGCAAGGAAGACGCGCACGATTACCGGTATTTCCCCGATCCCGATCTGCTGCCACTGGAACTGGAGCAGGCCTTCCTCGACGAATGCCGCGCCAGCTTGCCCGAGCTGCCCGATGCCAAGCGCCGCCGCTATGTCGAAACGCTGGGGCTGAGCGAATATAACGCGCGCGAGCTGACGGCCGAGGTGGAAACCTTCGCCCGCTTCGAAACGCTTCTGGCCGCAACCGCGAAGGGTATCGGCAAGAGCGAGAGCGAGGTCGCGACCCAGGTGGCCAACTGGTCGCTTTCGGTCGCGCCGGGGGTTATCAACGCCCTGGGCGACGAAGCGAACCCGGCGCACGCCACGGCCGAAGCGCAGGCGGCGATCCTCGACATGCAGGCCCGCGGCGAGATTTCGGGCGGCCAGGCGAAGGAAATCTTCGAAATCGTCCTCAAGACCGGCCGCGAGCCGGGCGAGATCGCGGAGAGCGAGGGCCTGAAGCAGGTCAGCGATACCGGCGCGATCGAGGCGGCGATCGACAAAATCCTCGCCAACAACACCGACAAGGTGGAGGAATACCGCGGCGGCAAGGACAAGCTCTTCGGCTTCTTCGTCGGCCAGACGATGAAGGCCATGCAGGGCAAGGCCAACCCGGCGGTGGTCAACCAGCTGTTGAAGGCGAAGCTGGGGTAGGGGTGACTGTGCTCCCTTTTAAGGAGGCTATCGCCCCCCAAGATTGAAATTAGACAGAACGCGATACGTTATTTCTTCGTTATTTGCGTCAATAACTTCAATTTTGGCACCCTTGTAAGCAATGATTTTTGATTGAGACAGATCGTATTCTGCTTCGTTTGTAAAAGCCGAACGGGCCATGTTGCCTGAGAATTCGCGATAGCTTGCCCGTATTTTGTCGCTCACACGCCCACTATAAATAAGTGTCTGCTGGAAATCGTTGGGCGAAACAAAAGGGCGTTCGGTAAATTGATAGCTATATTCAGTATCGCAAATTGGCTGGGACAAGCCGTACATATTTGGAACTATGGCACAAGTTTCTTGCTTCGATGTGTCAAATCGGAGACCGCGAGGATAAATAAGCTGCCCGAAAAGCCCTCCTTTTAACGATACCTGCCCAATCTCCGGATCATTGGTTCGCGTCTCGAAAGAAGTAAACACAAAGTCTCCATCTTGCCCAGTCTGAGGGTAAAAGCCTCTACTTAAGATAAAGCCCTTGATGTTATTCTCTTCCGGAAGATAAACACCTCTTGTGGTTGTTGCGGTGCCTTGCGCCAGCATCTGTTCTCCGAGAGTGACAGTCTGCACCTCGTATAGCGCAGGAAAGCTGATTTGTTCGCGCTGTGGGACGTAGTTGTTTTTGACAGTCGCACAACCAATCAGGCCAAAACTCAGTAGCGCGCAAGCGAGTGCTTTTTTCATGATCCCCCCTATGAATCAATGCAGTTCGTTACGATACTTTACAAGAATATGATCGCAATTGAAAAATTGCACAGGTTGATCGTAGAATGGCCGATGTCATTGAATTTAGCGCACAATATTCGTGATAAATTTGCGATATAGGACCGAGTAATTGGCAATTTGTGTGTTGCGCTCAAAAGAAAAAGGGCCGCCGGATCGCTCCGGCGGCCCTTCGCGTGTTGTGGTGATCGCGCGGATCAGCCGGCGCGCTGGCCGGTCATCGGCATGGCGCCGAAAGCGCCGGCGTTGACGGTGCCGGTCAGCTGGTCGCCTTCGACCGTTGCGGTGCCGTCCAGCGTCATCGGCATCGGCACGGTCATGTCCATCTTCCAGGTCAGCGTGTTGCCGTCGATCTTGCCGTCTTTCACGTCCATCGAGCCGAGCGTGCCGGCGTTCTGGCCGGTGAAGGTCGTGCCGTCGTCGCTCGGGACTACGGTGAACGTGCTCTTCTGTTCCCCCATCGGGGTCTTGGTTATGCAGTCGTAAGTGCCGCCAACAGACATTGTCATCTCCTCGGTTGAAGTTCGGCCTAGCAATCGCCTCTGCTTACATCAATGTCAACAAGCTCATTCGCCCGATGTGGTTTCGGAGCGCCGGACTTCGACCGGCAGGCCGATCCCTTCGAGCTGCGGTTCGACCACCGATGCATCGCCCACGATCACGAACACGAGATCGTCGCCCAGCAGCGCCTTGCGCGCTTCGGCATCGAGCTGGGGCGCGGTCAGCGCCGAATACTTCGCGGCCAGCGTTTCGTAGTAGTCGTCGGGCCGGTCGTAGGTAACGATGTTCACCATTCCGCCCAGCACGTCGCCCGAGGTTTCGAACCGCCCGGGCAATTCGCGCACGTTGCCGTTGATCAGGCGCGTCAGCTCTTCCGTGGTTACGCCCTTGTCATCGGTATAGGCGGCCAGGTCCTTGCGCAGTTCGACGATCGAATCCGCCGTGCGGTCGGCCTGGACCGGGGCGTAGATCAGGAAACTGGACCGGTCGAGCGGCTGCTGCACCAGGCTGCGCACGCCGTAGGACCACCCCTTCGTCTCGCGCAGATTCATGTTGATCCGGCTGAGGAAGCTGCCGCCGAACACTTCGTTCGCGGCGTTCAGCACGGTCAGGTCGTCGGTCCCCTTCTGCTCCAGCACGCGCCCGGCCATGATCACCGACTGCGGCGAATTGGGCCGGTCGACCAGGATCACGCGCGATTGCTGCTGCGGGATCGGCGCGTCGAAGTTCTTTTGCGGTGCCGGTTCGGCGGGTGCCTGCCAGTCGCCGAAGCTGGCCTCCAGCATCCGCGTGACTTCGCCCAGCGACGATTCGCCGACCACGAAAACCCGCGCCATGTCGGGGCGCAGCCACGTGCGGTGGAAATCGCGAATCTCGTCGATCGTCACCGATTCGACGACTTCGGCGCTGCCCGTACCGGACGGCGGAATGCCGTAGGGATGGCGTTCGCCGAACAGGATTGGCGCCAGCGCGCGCTGGGCGATGGCGCTGGGATTGTTCAGCTCGTTTTCGATCCGGGTCAGCTGCTGGGCGCGCACACGCTCCAGCTCGTTTGCGTCGAACGCCGGCTGGCGGACGTATTCGGCCATCAGTTCCAGCGATGGCGCAAGATTGGGCGCCAGTGCGTTGAGCCCCACCGATGTCGTGTCGGCATCCGCCGCGGCATAGAGCGAGGCGCCCAGCCGTTCCTTCGCAATCGCAAGCGCGGTCGAATTGAGCCGGGTCGTCCCTTCGTCCATCAACGACAGCATCAGCGACTGGATGCCCAGCCTGTCTTTCGGATCGGCCGAATACCCGGCGTCGAAATCGACCCGCACGCTGACGGTCGGCACTGCATCGCGCCGCGCGAAGAACACTTCCATCCCGTTCGACAGGGTGGCCCGTTCGATATCGGGGAAGTCGAGCGGCTTCAGCTCGCCCACTTCGGGCAATTGCGAACGGTCGGCTTCCGCCGCCTGCGAGGGTGCCTGAACGGCGAACGGGCCGGAATAGAAGGCGGGACCGGCCAGGCCGCTGTCGCCCCCGGCATCGGCGCCGGTGAAGAAGCCGCCGCGATTCTCGCCGCCTTCCTTCCGGTCGCCGGGTTCCACCGTCAGCGCGAAGACCGGCCGCGAAAGCCACTTGGCAGTCACATCGCGGACGCGTTCGGGCGTCATCGCGGCTGCGGATTCGAGCACTTTCTTATATTCCGCCGGATTGCCGGAATAGAGCAGGCCCTGCGCCAGCGTCGGCGCCTTGCCGCCAAAGCCGCCGACCTGCTCCAGCCCGCGGATCTGGCCGGCGGCATAAGTCGTCGTCGCTCGCTGCAATTCATCGGCGCTGGGCCCTTCGGCCACAAAGCGCGCGATTTCGGCATCCAGCGCGGCGGCCAGTTTGTCCTGGTCGACGCCGGGCCTGGCATCGGCATAGACGATAAACTGGCCCGCCTGGGCGAAGATCTGCGCGCTCGCGACGACCCGCACGGCAAGCTGCTGTTCGCGCACCAGCGCATTGTCGAGCCGCGAACTGGCCAGCCCGCCCAGCACGGTCGCGCCCATCGACAGCGGCAGATATTCGGGATTGTCGAGGCCGGGCACCGCCCACATGCGATAGATGCGCGGGCTGGCGACGCGATCGTAGATCGTCTTCGCCTTGGGTTCCGCCAGGGTCGGGACCGGCGCGCTGACGGGTTCGATCGCGGGCCCGGCGGGGATCGCGCCGAACCACTTGGTCACTTTTTCGCGCGCGGTCGCGGTATCGATGTCGCCGGCCAGCACCAGAACGGCGTTGTTGGGGCCGTAGTGATCGCGGAACCAGTTCTTCACGTCGTCCAGCGTCGCACCCGACAGGTCATCCATCGAACCGATGGTCGAATGGTGGTAAGGGTGGCCGGAGGGGTAGAGGTTTTCGAGCTGTTCGTATTCGACCAGGCCGTAAGGCTGGTTGTCGCCCTGCCGCTTCTCGTTCTGGACCACGCCGATCTGGTTATCGAGCTTCTCCTGCGTCACCGCGCCCAGGAGATAGCCCATGCGGTCGCTTTCCAGCATCAGCGCGCGGTCGAGTGCGCCGGTGGGCACGGTTTCGAAATAGTTCGTGCGGTCGAACCAGGTCGTGCCGTTGAAATCGGTCGCGCCCACTTGCTGCAGCGGTTCGAAGAAGTCGCCCGGCGCATTCTCGCTGCCGTTGAACATCAGGTGTTCGAACAGGTGGGCGAAGCCGGTCTTGCCCTCGGGTTCGTGCTTCGACCCGACGCCGTACCAGACCGACACGCCAACCACCGGCGCCTTGCGATCTTCGTGCACCAGCACGGTCAGCCCGTTGGCGAGCTGGAACTGGTCGTAGGGGATCGAAACGCTTTCGATCAGGTCGGCTACCGGGGCCGGTTCGCCGGTTACAGCGGCTGCGGCCGCTGCCGGATCGGTCGCGGGATCGGCGGTGCTGCGCGCTTGCGCCGCGGTGCCCACTGCAAAGGCGAGCGCGGCAAGACTGACGGTGGCGAGTTTGAGTTTCATGATGTCCCCCGGAATTGATTCGCAATTATCGCCGCGATCCTAAGGGCAAGCCTGCAATTCGACACGCTTTTTTCGGCAAACTGCATGGTTCGGGGGACCGGGGGCATCACTGGGATGAAACCGGCGGATCGGCGCGGGCAGGGGGCAAATACCCTCGGGATAACTCGCCGCCGGCCCTTCCTGCGCGCGGATTCGGCCCGCTACCCCGCCTGCTGTGAAAGCGAAGATCACCATAGGGCACGATGCCAGCGGGACGCCCGTCGAATTCGACGTGGAGGAACTGCTGGCCACGCGCCTGCTCGTCCAGGGCAATTCGGGCAGCGGCAAATCGCACCTGCTGCGCCGCGTTCTGGAAGAAAGCGCCCAGATGGTGCAGCAGGTGGTGATCGACCCGGAGGGGGACTTCGTCTCGCTGGCCGAACCGTTCGGCCATGTCGTGATCGACGGTGCGGCCTATTCCCCGGCGGAGATCGAGGCGCTCGCCCGCCGCATTCGCGCGCACCGGGCTTCGGTCGTCCTCGCGCTGGAGGGGCTGGAGGTCGAACAGCAGATCCGCTGCGCCGCGCAGTTCCTGACCGCGCTGTTCGATGCCCCGCGCGAACACTGGTACCCGGCGCTGGTGGTGGTGGACGAAGCGCAGATGTTCGCCCCCTCGGTCGCGGGTGAAATGGCCGAAGATACCCGGCGCATGACGCTGGGCGCGATGACCAATCTGATGTGTCGCGGGCGCAAGCGCGGCCTGGCCGGGATTGTCGCGACCCAGCGGCTGGCCAAACTGGCCAAGAATGTCGCGGCCGAAGCGTCCAATTTCCTCATGGGGCGCACGTTCCTCGATATCGACATGGTCCGCGCGGCGGACCTGTTGGGGATGGAGCGGCGCCAGGCGGAACGGATTCGCGAACTGGAACGCGGCCATTTCCTCGCCCTCGGCCCCGCAATCAGCCGCCGCCCGCTGGCGGTGAAGATCGGCCCGGTCAAATCGGGCAGCGCCGCGCGCAAGGACGGGCTGATGCCATTGCCCGATGCCGCACCGGAAGAGATGGAGACGCTCCTCCTCGGCGATCTCGCGAACGAGGCGGCAAGGCCTGTTCCGCCGCCCCCGCCCCCGCCACCGGCCCCCGCGCCGGAGCAACTGGTGGAGGCGATCGAAACGGCCGATGGGCGCGATCCGGGTCAGACCGATCCTGTCTCCGCCAAAAGCGGGGCCGATCGCCCGAAAGGCGGCGGTCAGGAGGAGGTGGAGGCCGTGATCGCGGCGATGGCGCGCGAAGACGGGGCGACGTTCCAGTCGGCTTCCGCCCTCTATCAGGGGTTCTTGCTGCGCTGTCGCAAGCAGCGACTGGTCGGCCCGCTGCCCGATATGACGGCGTTCCGCCGCAGTTTTGCCATTGCCAGCGCCGGGCTCGACCGGCTGGCCGCGGATGTGCAGCCCCGCATCCTTGCCTTGGCGGATAGCGTGCCGGACGACGTGCTTGCCCCATATCTGGCAATCGCCGCAGCGGCGGCGGAAGGGCTGGCCGCGCCCGACGATGACGAGCTGGCCCGCGTTTACGGCTCCAGCTCTCCGGGGCGCATCCGCCGGCTGCTCGAACATATGGAACGGCTGGGCCTCGTCGTCGTGCGGCAGGATTTCGGCGGCGGCCGCACGCTGCTGGTCCCCGGCATCGAAAGCGTCGTCAGCGACTGAGCGGCACCCGCGCGACCGGGCGAGCCGAACCGGGTAGGGCGCGCCAATCTTGCAAAAAGTTGCCGTTTCCTCTCGCCTCGCCGGGCGATGGTCCTATATCTGGGTAACACACCTCGCCCCGTTCGCTCGGGATGGGCTTGTGTTGCAAACTGGCAACACCATATCGAGCCGGTACTCAGGATAAGGGATCACCGATGAATCTCGAAAAATTCACCGATCGCGCCAAGGGTTTTCTCCAGTCGGCGCAGACCATTGCAATCCGCATGAACCATCAGCGGATCAGCCCCGAACACCTGCTCAAGGCCCTGCTGGAGGATAACCAGGGCATGGCTTGGCAGTTGATCGAACGGGCCGGCGGCAATCCGCGGCTGGCGGTGGACGAGGTTGACGCCGCACTGGGCAAAGTGCCCGCCGTATCCGGGTCGGGCGCGCAGCAGACGCCGGGGCTGGACAATAACGCGGTTCGCCTGCTCGACCAGGCGGAAAAGCTGGCGGAAAAGGCCGGCGACAGCTTCGTGCCGGTGCAGCGAATCCTCCAAGCGCTGGCGCTTTCTGCCGACAGTGCGGCGGGCCGCGCGCTCAAGGCAGCCAATGTCGATGCCAAGGGGCTGGAGGCCGCGATCCAGGACGTGACCGGCGGGCGTACCGCCGACAGTTCGGGCGCGGAAGAAAGCTACGACGCGATGAAGAAATATGCCCGCGACCTGACCCAGGCCGCGCGTGACGGCAAGCTCGACCCCGTGATCGGGCGCGACGAGGAAATCCGCCGCACGGTGCAGATCCTCGCCCGGCGGACCAAGAACAATCCCGCGCTGATCGGCGAACCCGGCACCGGCAAGACCGCGATCGCCGAAGGGCTGGCGCTGCGCATCGCGAACGGCGACGTGCCGGATAGCCTGAAAGGGCGCACGCTGATGTCGCTCGACATGGGCGCGCTGATCGCCGGGGCGAAGTATCGCGGCGAGTTCGAGGAACGGCTGAAGGCCGTGCTCGACGAAGTGAAGGGCGCAGACGGGCAGATCATCCTGTTCATTGACGAGATGCACACGCTGATCGGCGCCGGCGCGTCGGAAGGGTCGATGGATGCTTCCAACCTGCTCAAGCCCGCGCTCAGCCGGGGCGAGCTGCACTGCATCGGCGCCACCACGCTCGACGAGTATCAGAAATATGTCGAGAAGGACCCGGCCCTGCAGCGGCGGTTCCAGTCGGTCTATATCGACGAACCGACGGTGGAGGACACGATCTCCATCCTGCGCGGGATCAAGGACAAGTACGAGCTGCATCACGGCGTGCGCATCACCGACGGCGCGATCGTCGCCGCCGCGCAGCTTTCCAACCGCTATATTCAGAACCGTTTCCTGCCCGACAAGGCGATCGACCTGATGGACGAGGCCGCGAGCCGCATCCGCATGGAAGTGGAAAGCAAGCCGGAAGAGATCGAGGTGCTCGACCGCCGGATCATCCAGCTCAAGATCGAGGAGCAGGCGCTGGGCAAGGAAAGCGACCAGGCGTCGAAGGATCGCCTGGCCGCGCTGCGCGAGGAACTGGCCAATCTCGAACAGCAGTCGGGCGAACTGACCGCGCGCTGGCAGAACGAGCGGGACAAGATCCACGCCGAAAGCCGGCTGAAGGAAGATCTCGACCAGGCGCGGATCGAACTGGAACAGGCGCAGCGCGCAGGCGACCTCGCGAAGGCGGGCGAGCTATCCTACGGCCGCATTCCCGAGCTGGAGAAGAAGCTGGCGGAAGCGCAGGGTCACACCGAAAATGCGCTCCTGCGCGAAGAAGTGACGGACGAGGATATCGCGTCGATCGTCAGCCGCTGGACCGGGGTGCCGATCGAAAAGATGCTGGAAGGGGAGCGGGAAAAGCTGCTCCAGATGGAATCGATCCTCGGCAAGCGGGTGATCGGGCAGGAACAGGCGGTGCAGGCCGTGTCCAAGGCCGTGCGCCGCGCGCGCGCCGGCTTGCAAGACCCGAACCGGCCGCTCGGCAGCTTCCTGTTCCTCGGCCCCACGGGCGTCGGCAAGACGGAACTGACCAAGGCGCTCGCCGGCTTCCTGTTCGACGACGACGATGCTCTCGTACGCATCGATATGAGCGAATTTATGGAAAAACACGCCGTCGCCCGCCTCATCGGCGCCCCCCCGGGCTATGTCGGGTACGAAGAAGGCGGCGTGCTGACCGAAGCCGTGCGGCGACGCCCCTATCAGGTCGTCCTGTTCGACGAGGTGGAGAAAGCGCACAGCGATGTGTTCAACGTGCTGCTCCAGGTCCTCGACGACGGCCGGCTGACCGATGGGCAGGGCAGGGTGGTCGATTTCTCGAATACGCTGATCATCCTGACCAGCAACCTCGGCAGCCAGTTCCTGACCCAGATCGAGGACGGCGAAGGGGTGGAAAGCGTCGAAAACCAGGTGATGGACGTCGTGCGCGGACATTTCCGGCCCGAGTTCCTCAACCGCCTGGACGAGATTATCCTGTTCCACCGCCTGGCGGCCGAACACATGGCGCCGATCGTCGATATCCAGGTCGCGCGGGTGCAGAAACTGCTGGCCGACCGCAAGATCACGCTCGACCTGACCGACGCCGCCCGCCGCTGGCTGGGCCGCGTGGGATACGATCCCGTCTACGGCGCCCGCCCCCTCAAACGCGCGGTCCAGCGCTATCTGCAGGACCCGCTGGCGGAAAAACTCCTGGCCGGCGAAGTGCCCGACGGCAGCACGGTCAAGGTCGACGAAGGGGATGGGGAGCTGTCGATGGTTGTGGTGTGAGCCACCCCTTGCTTTCATGAGATATGTAGCCGGCAAAATGCTTGCTTCTCACCGTCGCAAAAATGCCACAACCTCCTTGCAATCATGCCGCTTGCGTGGCGTTCCATTTCAATTCAAAGGAAAGTTTGCAATTGAATGAATCATTGTGTGCCGTGGTTCTAGCGGGGCGCACAGAGCATGTTTTCCACAATGCATGAGGGGGCTGTCATGCGCTTACTTGAAATCCGTTCAGCTTTTTCCGCGATCGCGGTTGCACTTTGCGTTGGTGCCAGTGGCACCGCCATTGCTCAGGATGATACTGAAGAACAGGTTGGTGCCACACCGGGGGAGGTCAGCCCTGATAGTGGTGAGGTAACTATTGTTGTGACCGGTTCGCGTGTCCGTCGCGATACGTTCAACGCGGCTTCGCCGATTGATGTCTTCACCAAGGAGGATGCGGTTCTCGGTGGTGTTGAATCCGCAACCGATCTTCTTCAGAGCAACACTGTCACGTCTGGCTCGGGCCAGATCAATGATACTTTTGTCGGTTATGTTTCGGACAATGGTCCGGGCGCAGCCACGATCGGTCTTCGTGGCTTCGGTGCATCGCGCACTTTGACTCTGCTCAATGGACGCCGTGTTGCGCCCGCCGGTGCCGGCCCGCAGCTGATTGCGGCTGACCTGAATGTTCTTCCGTTGGGCGTCGTGCAACGGATCGAGGTCCTGCGTGAGGGCGCTTCGGCAGTTTACGGCTCTGATGCTGTTGCAGGCGTCGTCAACATCGTCACCGAAACGGACTATGATGGTGTGACTCTTGATTTTTACACCAATCAACCGATTGAGCATGGGGGTGGCGGTCGCACCTATCGTGCCTCCGTTACAGCAGGCAAAACTTTCGATCGAGGGCACATCACGGGTTCGTTGGAATATCGTGAGCGTACTGGCATGCGGTTCGATGCGCGCAGCGACTTTACCTGTCCGCAGGATGGCTTTGTCGATGCGACGACGGGCGAACCTGTTGGTCAGCTCATTCCAGGCACGAACGAACTGCGTTGTCACCCCTTCCAGGCCGCTGGCAATGGCACTGCGCAATATTATATGCTCGGTATCGATTATTTTTCTGGCCAGGTTGGCCGCTTCACTTACAACCAAAATGACCCTGCCAATGCGGATCCGAATACAGGGTTCTCAGTGGATGATTACGATCTCCGTCCGACTCATTCAAAAGTCGAAGATCGTGCACATGTCATTCCTCCAATTCAGACGGTCACTGGTTTCATCGATGCGTCTTATGAAGTGACGCCATCAATCGAAGCCTATATGGAAGGCCTTTATACCCGTCGTCGTTCGCACTACGATTACTCGTCGCAAATATCTTGGGATGGTGCGCAAACAGGCGCATACATCTATGGTGGGCCGGATGGGCAGTTTATTCGCGATACCTTTGATGATGGTGTTGTAACCCCATTTTACCCAAATGCGGCCATGACCCAGACGGCTAACGGATATCAGGAACTTCGCTTCTTCATCGTTCCGCCTTTGCGGCGGTCGAAGCAGGCGGTCGATTATGGTCGCATTCACGGCGGTTTCCGCGGCGACTTGGGTATATCCGATTGGCGGTTTGACGCGAATTTAATGTACTCAAGAACGGATGCGACCAGTCGGAATCAGAACATTGATTCTCGCCTTCTGCGCAATTCGATCGATGTGGTTCTGGCCCCCGATGGTACGCCTGCGGAGAACATCACGACTGCGATTCCGGGGCAATTTGGTTATGTCGATGGCGGCAACAACAGTTACACCTGTCGGTCGAATGTCGATGGCGGGGGTAACTTCATCGCAGGCTCCGCTTGCGTACCATTCGACCCGTTCAATCCACAATCACTTGCTGGGAACATTCCGCAGAACGTGATGAACTACATTTATTTTGACAATGTAGGGAAGACCAAGTTCGACCAGTGGACCGGACAACTCGTGGTCGACGGTTCGTTGTTCGAGCTACCGGGTGGTTCGGCTGGATTTGCGCTCGGTTATGAACACCGCCGGGATTACATCAATGATGTTCCGTCGGAAGCATCACAGACCGGTAACGTTTATAATTACTCTTCGTCGGGCATCACGACTGGCAAGGACACGGTTAACGAGGTATTTGGGGAATTGGTCCTCCCGTTGCTGGCGAATCGCCCCATGGTCCACGAACTGACGATTGAAGGTTCGGTTCGCTATACCGACTACAAGACTTATGGTTCGGATTGGACCTACGGTATCCGTGGGCAGTATGCTCCGGTTCCAGAGTTTCGCTTCCGCGGCGGATACCAAACTACCTTCCGTGCACCGAATCTTTATGAGCAGTTCGTTGCGGATCAATCCGGCTTCTTCGGTTACGATCCCTGTGATGAATATGTCGTCGGTCTTGATCCAGCCAGCAATGCCTATCAGAACTGCGATGCCGAAATTGGCGCTGCTAACTTTAACAACGATAGCGACGGCGACGGCGTTCTCGATAACTGGGTTGCCAACAGCACACCTCAAACCTTCACAAAGGGCGGTGCGGGCGTTTTGAACGCGGAAACTGGGACAAGCTATGGCTTCGGCGGTGTACTTGATTTGCCATTGGGGTCATTTTCGAACATCTCGCTTGCGGTTGACTACTGGTACATCAAGGTCGAAGGTCAGGTCGGCCAGCTCGGAACAAGTATTCTTGATCGCTGCTACGATTCCAGCGATTTCCGCTCAGGAAACTTCTTCTGCACTTTGGTCAGTGCACGTGAGGACTCTCAGAATACCTTGGTGTCGTTCGACGATCCGTATCTGAACATCGCTCAGCAGAAGGCTGACGGTATCGACTTTAACCTGCGTTTCGATACGGAACTGGCTGGGGGGCGCTTGGTCGCCCAGGCTCATGCCACACGCAATCTGTCGATGGTCTATCAGTCTTCTGCAGAAGTTGAGCCAGACGATTATCTCGGCTTGCTGGGTTACCACGGTACAACTGGTGGGCCGAAGTGGGTCGGTTCGTTTGACCTGCGGTACACCACCTCAGATGAAAAGTGGACGTTCCGTTACGGGGTTGATTACACCGGCAAGATGGACTCGACTGAAGCTCTTCAGTCCGAACCGATCAATTTCCGCGGTACGACGGTTGTCAGCGATCAGGTTGCAGAGGCTTACTGGGAACACGCACTGTCGATCCAGTACAATTGGGAAGGGCTTGCCAAGATGACGCTCGGAGTGAACAATCTGTTCAACGAGAAGCCGCCAGTGATTGGCAGCTATGGAACGGGTGCCAGCAGCCGTCGTCCAACGATAGGTAACTACTTCAACTACGGAACCTATGATTTCCTCGGACGTCAGGTGTTCCTGAATGTGACCCGCAGCTTCTGAGTAATCTTTGAAACCCACGAATTGAGGGGCGGGATTTTCCCGCCCCTTTTTTGACTTGTATATTTTGCCGTATAGTAAACGCATAAGCTGCCCCGAGTCCTGGCGGCTCGCGTGAGTCAGGCCCTCTACTACGATCAAGGATGATCGTGCGGCAACAATACGAACTGACAGGTGGGGGAATAGTCGATCACTGAACCGCAGCCAGCTGCCGAGCAAGCCGCGCATGGCGTTCCTCGCGTTGATAATCGACGATTCTCAACGGCTCCTTTGGCGGTTTGGCACGGCTCACTGTGGGCGGAGATACCTGAGCGCTACGATCCTCCTGCAGCCTGCTACAACCCGTTCGTGCGCTGGCGCGCAAAAGCCGCCCGGGGCGCATGGGAGACCAGCGGCTGCTGGCCTTCGTTTCCGGCGCATTCGAAAGGGGACTCGATGACCGCGGCATCGCCGCGCTACAGTGGGGACAAGCGCTGATCGAAGGGCGGCAAT
The nucleotide sequence above comes from Pelagerythrobacter marensis. Encoded proteins:
- the clpB gene encoding ATP-dependent chaperone ClpB, with protein sequence MNLEKFTDRAKGFLQSAQTIAIRMNHQRISPEHLLKALLEDNQGMAWQLIERAGGNPRLAVDEVDAALGKVPAVSGSGAQQTPGLDNNAVRLLDQAEKLAEKAGDSFVPVQRILQALALSADSAAGRALKAANVDAKGLEAAIQDVTGGRTADSSGAEESYDAMKKYARDLTQAARDGKLDPVIGRDEEIRRTVQILARRTKNNPALIGEPGTGKTAIAEGLALRIANGDVPDSLKGRTLMSLDMGALIAGAKYRGEFEERLKAVLDEVKGADGQIILFIDEMHTLIGAGASEGSMDASNLLKPALSRGELHCIGATTLDEYQKYVEKDPALQRRFQSVYIDEPTVEDTISILRGIKDKYELHHGVRITDGAIVAAAQLSNRYIQNRFLPDKAIDLMDEAASRIRMEVESKPEEIEVLDRRIIQLKIEEQALGKESDQASKDRLAALREELANLEQQSGELTARWQNERDKIHAESRLKEDLDQARIELEQAQRAGDLAKAGELSYGRIPELEKKLAEAQGHTENALLREEVTDEDIASIVSRWTGVPIEKMLEGEREKLLQMESILGKRVIGQEQAVQAVSKAVRRARAGLQDPNRPLGSFLFLGPTGVGKTELTKALAGFLFDDDDALVRIDMSEFMEKHAVARLIGAPPGYVGYEEGGVLTEAVRRRPYQVVLFDEVEKAHSDVFNVLLQVLDDGRLTDGQGRVVDFSNTLIILTSNLGSQFLTQIEDGEGVESVENQVMDVVRGHFRPEFLNRLDEIILFHRLAAEHMAPIVDIQVARVQKLLADRKITLDLTDAARRWLGRVGYDPVYGARPLKRAVQRYLQDPLAEKLLAGEVPDGSTVKVDEGDGELSMVVV
- a CDS encoding TonB-dependent receptor domain-containing protein, whose protein sequence is MRLLEIRSAFSAIAVALCVGASGTAIAQDDTEEQVGATPGEVSPDSGEVTIVVTGSRVRRDTFNAASPIDVFTKEDAVLGGVESATDLLQSNTVTSGSGQINDTFVGYVSDNGPGAATIGLRGFGASRTLTLLNGRRVAPAGAGPQLIAADLNVLPLGVVQRIEVLREGASAVYGSDAVAGVVNIVTETDYDGVTLDFYTNQPIEHGGGGRTYRASVTAGKTFDRGHITGSLEYRERTGMRFDARSDFTCPQDGFVDATTGEPVGQLIPGTNELRCHPFQAAGNGTAQYYMLGIDYFSGQVGRFTYNQNDPANADPNTGFSVDDYDLRPTHSKVEDRAHVIPPIQTVTGFIDASYEVTPSIEAYMEGLYTRRRSHYDYSSQISWDGAQTGAYIYGGPDGQFIRDTFDDGVVTPFYPNAAMTQTANGYQELRFFIVPPLRRSKQAVDYGRIHGGFRGDLGISDWRFDANLMYSRTDATSRNQNIDSRLLRNSIDVVLAPDGTPAENITTAIPGQFGYVDGGNNSYTCRSNVDGGGNFIAGSACVPFDPFNPQSLAGNIPQNVMNYIYFDNVGKTKFDQWTGQLVVDGSLFELPGGSAGFALGYEHRRDYINDVPSEASQTGNVYNYSSSGITTGKDTVNEVFGELVLPLLANRPMVHELTIEGSVRYTDYKTYGSDWTYGIRGQYAPVPEFRFRGGYQTTFRAPNLYEQFVADQSGFFGYDPCDEYVVGLDPASNAYQNCDAEIGAANFNNDSDGDGVLDNWVANSTPQTFTKGGAGVLNAETGTSYGFGGVLDLPLGSFSNISLAVDYWYIKVEGQVGQLGTSILDRCYDSSDFRSGNFFCTLVSAREDSQNTLVSFDDPYLNIAQQKADGIDFNLRFDTELAGGRLVAQAHATRNLSMVYQSSAEVEPDDYLGLLGYHGTTGGPKWVGSFDLRYTTSDEKWTFRYGVDYTGKMDSTEALQSEPINFRGTTVVSDQVAEAYWEHALSIQYNWEGLAKMTLGVNNLFNEKPPVIGSYGTGASSRRPTIGNYFNYGTYDFLGRQVFLNVTRSF